In the Epinephelus lanceolatus isolate andai-2023 chromosome 6, ASM4190304v1, whole genome shotgun sequence genome, one interval contains:
- the notch2 gene encoding neurogenic locus notch homolog protein 2 isoform X2, whose amino-acid sequence MEQIPGFSSGKQLVLFFCFIHLSLALQCMDDKAPCVNNATCLTFSNGTEYCRCAPGFLGEYCHHKDPCQPGFCLNGGNCSVSMLAGVPVPGSAACTCPLGYTGQHCQTPQNSTCYPDNPCANKGVCTLLSLDKYKCECARGWTGPQCEHEDSCLSSPCANGGMCSSQSGGSYTCSCPPGYTGLRCLNDTNECAATPPICQNEGECINTPGSYKCNCAPGFTGRHCESSYIPCSPSPCLNGGTCHQNSETSYSCHCLPGFNGTNCENNIDDCPGHQCANGGTCMDGVNTYNCQCPPEWTGQHCTEDVDECRLQPNTCQNGGTCSNLFGSYVCVCVNGWSGPDCSENIDDCATAACSAGSTCIDRVASFVCLCPYGKTGLLCHRDDACISNPCREGSQCDTNPISGMFNCNCKPGYVGSTCNIDRDECSIGTNPCEHGGQCVNTDGSFTCNCVRGYAGPRCEQDVNECASSPCQNDGTCLDRIGDYTCICMPGFEGTHCEIEVNECLSSPCLNQGKCLDQVSRFVCECPAGFSGEMCQIDIDECSSTPCLNGAKCIDRPNGYDCECAEGFTGLLCEDNINDCVPEPCHHGVCKDGIATFSCECQPGYTGSICNIQVHECHSSPCQNRGRCVDLVNAYQCNCLSGTMGVNCEINEDDCASNPCEYGECVDGINEYKCVCAPGYTGVKCDVEINECNSNPCMSGGTCVDKINGFHCLCPPSTHGPLCLSGTDHCAPQPCVHGECIEQQHGYHCECEAGWVGQHCEQEKDECQLTPCQNGGTCVDRHNGYTCLCQQGFRGVNCEKNVDECASGPCLNQGICIDGVNSYTCQCSPPFTGKHCEVEQVPCASHPCERGGVCRPSADYTSYTCRCPAGWQGARCSQDVNECKKNPCKNGGRCVNSEGSYTCNCLPGYSGHNCQTDIDDCSPNRCLNGGSCLDDVGSFSCDCRPGFEGERCETEVDECASQPCRNGAICRDYVNSFVCECRPGFDGILCEHNILECTESSCLNNGTCIDDINTFSCRCRPGFYGKFCEFEQNECDSQPCRNGGTCTDGLGTYRCTCPMGYNGQNCQNFVNLCSQVRCHNGGSCSQTATSWTCHCQMGWTGLYCDVPNMSCQDFAARQGLGVENVCKNAGRCVNVGNSHRCQCQPGYTGSYCEEMVDECQSNPCRNGAKCKDYQGTYECTCKPGYQGVNCEYDVDECHSRPCLHGGTCINLINRFTCACPPGTHGVQCEVNVDDCAPKPGSFEPRCLNGGQCMDGVGRYTCSCPPGFVGEHCEGDLNECLSEPCHAPGSLDCVQLVNDYQCRCRLGYTGRHCESMVDLCLSKPCHNSGICSMNMSSEHGYTCSCVPGFTGFNCGEIEGYSCAKLRCQNGGHCMQSAAGRLYCQCQPDFSGPHCEIDQRCPWMCQNGGTCVKDPTNPYQYSCRCPMYFSGRYCENKHILEVPRSCPYLQCVQHSGDKVCDDQCNNHECQWDGGDCSLNWKRPWDNCTASVPCWDLFKNGRCDKECDTPGCLFDSFECQETKPAPCTYDKYCADHFGNGICDQSCYTEACGWDGLDCSSDTPAKLVDGTLVIVVRLQPKELLGDLRGFLRSLGALLHTNLRVKLDENKKPMVYAYYGAEEEHGLHLQRRRSKREMEREVIGSVVHLELDNRECSQSSLDCFSNTNEAASFIAAAHIKADLPYPLVTVDSDPTVESKKPIMIILVGVAVGVILLILVLGMLAAKRKHKHGVLWLPDGFLANKNDKRREPVGQDDFDMKNFKTQDGAMIDGGQSQRWLEDEVPSKKPRTEDKPLLPIAMDGGVDRREWTLQHRKAADITLTPPQADLDADCLDVNVKGPDGFTPLMLASLRNGGGPDCSLHGDEEEESGGDEPGPSVISDLIAQGASLMAQTDRTGETALHLAARYARADAAKRLLDAGADPNAHDNMGRTPLHAAVAADAQGVFQILIRNRATELDARMNDGTTPLVLAARLAVEGMVEELIHCHADINAVDDHGKSALHWAAAVNNVEATLVLLKNGANRDMQDNKEETPLFLAAREGSFEAAQVLLDHYSNRDITDHLDRLPRDTAQERMHHDIVRLLDQYNLVHSPHNGPNHMGGGGNSVMCGANGAGFIGMRPGPQGKKSRRGGGGAKVGGVGGGAKELKDMKAKRRKKPAGGEGPGVGNGGGGGSGGGTGGGNANGVKAAGLPESSVTMSPVDSLESPHSYTGDVSGAVSTTANSPPLLSSPTSRPMLPPVSHMLGQQQGWVGMTKHGYGSHMFGIVPHQMGGSHPGMGQRHGQGPMLTPMNVTMSREQLPPIVTFQMMAPGGGQPMLKQSQPGQVQVTQSQGQNQSQGHSQQGPGHLRCSQSMMYQMPEQMSMAHGLSHAMQHPHTVSHGGHGGIEGQSRPLPSYPPMQSPVDKYPTPPSQHSYTTTGSDGTTPGHSAHPPSEHPYLTPSPESPDPWSSSSPHSNSDWSDVTTSPTPLGNPHHALPSSHHTHIPEQVQLQPQSQQMQQASQQPQLGNMQVFA is encoded by the exons gtgtgcacCAGGCTTCCTGGGTGAGTACTGCCACCATAAGGACCCCTGTCAACCTGGCTTCTGCCTGAATGGAGGGAACTGCTCTGTGTCCATGCTAGCTGGTGTACCTGTACCAGGCAGCGCCGCTTGCACTTGCCCACTCGGCTACACCGGACAGCACTGCCAAACTCCCCAGAACTCCACTTGTTACCCCGACAACCCCTGTGCCAACAAAGGTGTCTGCACCCTGCTGTCCCTTGACAAATACAAGTGCGAGTGTGCCAGAGGATGGACAG gACCACAGTGTGAGCATGAGGACAGCTGCCTATCTAGTCCCTGTGCCAACGGTGGAATGTGCAGCTCTCAGTCCGGTGGTAGCTACACATGCTCCTGTCCTCCAGGTTACACAGGTCTGCGGTGCCTCAATGACACCAACGAATGTGCTGCCACACCTCCTATATGCCAGAATGAAGGAGAATGCATCAACACCCCTGGATCCTACAA GTGTAACTGTGCCCCGGGGTTTACTGGCAGGCACTGTGAAAGCTCATACATCCCTTGCTCACCCTCACCATGCCTGAATGGAGGCACCTGCCACCAGAACTCTGAAACCAGCTACTCGTGCCACTGCCTTCCAG GCTTCAATGGGACTAACTGTGAGAACAACATAGATGACTGCCCCGGTCATCAGTGTGCCAATGGAGGGACCTGTATGGACGGAGTCAACACCTACAACTGCCAGTGCCCCCCAGAGTGGACTG GTCAACACTGCACAGAAGACGTGGATGAGTGTCGTCTGCAGCCAAACACGTGTCAGAATGGAGGCACCTGCAGCAACCTGTTTGGCAgctacgtctgtgtgtgtgtaaatggctGGAGTGGACCCGACTGCTCTGAAAACATTGATGACTGTGCTACAGCTGCGTGCAGCGCAGGCTCCACGTGTATCGACCGTGTTGCGTCTTTCGTCTGTCTCTGCCCCTACGGAAAGACAG GTTTGCTCTGCCATAGAGACGACGCCTGTATCAGTAACCCCTGTAGAGAGGGTTCTCAGTGTGACACCAACCCCATCAGTGGCATGTTCAACTGTAACTGTAAACCTGGATATGTAGGCAGCACCTGCAACATCGACAGAGACGAGTGCAGCATTG GTACCAACCCTTGCGAGCACGGTGGTCAGTGTGTCAACACCGATGGCTCCTTCACATGTAACTGTGTGAGGGGTTACGCCGGGCCGCGCTGTGAACAAGATGTCAACGAGTGTGCTTCGAGCCCCTGCCAGAACGATGGCACATGTCTGGATCGCATTGGGGACTACACCTGCATCTGCATGCCCG GATTTGAGGGGACTCACTGTGAGATTGAGGTGAATGAGTGCCTCAGCTCACCCTGTCTGAACCAGGGTAAATGTCTGGACCAGGTCAGCCGCTTTGTCTGCGAATGCCCAGCAG GCTTTAGTGGCGAGATGTGCCAGATAGACATCGATGAGTGTTCCAGCACTCCCTGTTTAAATGGGGCCAAGTGTATCGACCGACCCAATGGATACGACTGTGAATGTGCTGAAG GCTTCACTGGTCTACTTTGTGAGGACAACATCAACGACTGCGTGCCAGAGCCATGCCACCATGGTGTGTGTAAAGACGGCATCGCCACCTTCTCCTGTGAGTGCCAGCCTGGGTACACAGGCTCCATCTGCAACATCCAGGTCCACGAGTGCCACAGCAGCCCTTGTCAGAACCGAGGACGCTGCGTTGACCTGGTCAACGCCTACCAGTGTAACTGCCTATCAGGAACCATGG GGGTGAACTGTGAGATCAATGAAGATGACTGTGCCAGCAACCCCTGTGAGTACGGAGAGTGCGTCGATGGCATAAACGAGTACAAATGTGTGTGCGCCCCAGGATATACAG GAGTTAAATGTGATGTGGAGATCAACGAGTGTAACTCAAACCCATGTATGAGCGGGGGAACCTGCGTGGACAAGATCAATGGGTTCCACTGCTTGTGTCCACCCAGCACCCACGGCCCTCTGTGCCTCTCTGGGACCGACCACTGTGCTCCTCAGCCATGTGTGCATGGAGAATGTATTGAGCAGCAACACGG GTATCATTGTGAGTGTGAAGCTGGCTGGGTGGGACAGCATTGTGAGCAGGAAAAGGACGAGTGCCAGCTCACTCCATGCCAAAATGGTGGCACCTGTGTGGACAGACATAATGGCTACACCTGTCTGTGCCAGCAGGGATTCAGAG GTGTCAACTGTGAGAAGAATGTAGATGAATGTGCATCCGGGCCCTGTCTGAACCAAGGGATTTGTATCGATGGAGTCAACAGTTATACCTGTCAGTGTAGTCCCCCATTCACAG GTAAACACTGTGAGGTGGAACAAGTTCCCTGTGCCTCTCATCCATGTGAGAGGGGAGGAGTGTGTCGTCCATCAGCAGATTACACGTCTTACACCTGTCGATGTCCAGCTGGTTGGCAAG GTGCACGCTGCAGTCAGGATGTGAACGAATGCAAAAAGAACCCTTGCAAAAATGGTGGTCGATGCGTGAACAGCGAGGGCAGCTACACGTGTAACTGTCTACCTGGATACAGCGGACACAACTGTCAGACGGACATTGACGACTGCTCACCAA ACCGATGCCTGAATGGAGGCTCTTGTTTGGACGATGTCGGGAGCTTCTCCTGTGACTGCCGCCCGGGTTTTGAAGGGGAGCGGTGTGAGACTGAGGTAGACGAGTGTGCCAGCCAGCCCTGCAGGAACGGTGCCATCTGCCGCGACTACGTCAACAGCTTTGTGTGCGAGTGCCGACCAGGCTTTGATGGAATcctgtgtgaacacaacatccTTGAATGCACTGAGAG CTCCTGTCTGAATAATGGGACCTGCATCGATGACATCAATACCTTCTCTTGCCGTTGCCGTCCTGGTTTTTATGGGAAATTCTGTGAGTTTGAGCAGAACGAGTGTGACTCCCAGCCCTGTAGGAATGGAGGCACCTGCACTGATGGGCTGGGCACCTACCGCTGCACCTGCCCCATGGGATACAATGGACAGAACTGCCag AACTTTGTGAACCTCTGCAGCCAGGTGCGCTGTCACAACGGCGGCTCCTGCTCTCAGACAGCCACCTCGTGGACCTGCCATTGTCAAATGGGATGGACGGGACTTTACTGTGACGTCCCTAACATGTCCTGCCAGGACTTTGCTGCGAGGCAAG GTCTTGGAGTGGAAAATGTGTGTAAGAACGCTGGGAGGTGTGTGAACGTGGGCAACTCCCACCGGTGTCAGTGCCAGCCAGGATACACAGGCAGCTACTGTGAAGAGATGGTCGACGAGTGCCAGTCAAACCCTTGCCGCAATGGAGCCAAATGCAAAGACTATCAGGGCACATACGAGTGTACA TGTAAACCAGGCTACCAGGGGGTGAACTGTGAGTATGATGTCGATGAATGCCACTCTAGACCCTGCCTCCATGGAGGAACCTGTATCAACCTCATCAACCGCTTCACCTGTGCCTGCCCACCTGGAACACATG GAGTCCAGTGTGAAGTGAACGTGGATGACTGTGCCCCCAAACCTGGCTCTTTTGAACCGCGCTGTCTGAACGGAGGACAGTGCATGGACGGTGTGGGACGTTACACCTGCTCCTGCCCTCCAGGATTTGTTGGAGAACACTGCGAGGGGGATCTCAATGAATGCCTGTCTGAGCCCTGCCACGCCCCTGGCAGCCTCGACTGTGTGCAGCTGGTCAATGATTACCAGTGTCGTTGTCGCCTTGGATACACGG GTCGTCATTGTGAGTCCATGGTGGATCTGTGTCTGTCTAAGCCGTGCCACAACAGTGGCATCTGCTCTATGAATATGAGCTCAGAACATGGCTACACCTGCTCCTGTGTTCCT GGCTTTACTGGGTTCAACTGTGGAGAAATAGAAGGCTACAGTTGTGCAAAGCTACGTTGCCAGAATGGCGGGCACTGTATGCAGTCAGCAGCTGGTCGCTTGTACTGCCAGTGCCAGCCAGACTTCAGTGGACCACACTGTGAGATTGATCAGAGGTGTCCATGGATGTGCCAAAATGGAGGAACCTGCGTCAAAGACCCAACCAACCCATACCAGTACAGCTGCCGCTGTCCCATGTACTTCTCTGGACGATACTGTGAGAACAAACACATCTTAGAAGTCCCTCGAAGTTGCCCTTATCTGCAGTGTGTGCAGCATTCAGGGGATAAAGTGTGCGACGATCAGTGTAACAACCATGAATGTCAGTGGGATGGAGGCGACTGCTCACTCAACTGGAAGCGGCCTTGGGATAACTGTACCGCCAGTGTTCCCTGCTGGGATCTCTTTAAGAATGGACGTTGTGATAAGGAGTGTGACACCCCTGGGTGCCTCTTTGATAGCTTTGAGTGCCAGGAGACCAAACCAGCCCCCTGCAC GTATGACAAGTACTGCGCAGACCACTTCGGGAATGGCATCTGTGACCAGAGCTGCTACACAGAGGCTTGTGGCTGGGACGGCCTGGACTGTTCATCTGACACTCCAGCTAAATTGGTGGATGGCACGCTGGTCATCGTGGTCAGGCTGCAGCCTAAAGAGCTGCTTGGAGACTTGAGGGGTTTCTTGCGCTCCCTGGGAGCCCTGTTGCACACCAACTTGCGGGTGAAGTTAGATGAAAATAAGAAGCCAATGGTGTACGCTTACtatggagcagaggaggagcacgGACTGCATTTACAGAGGAGAAGGAGCAAGCgggagatggagagggaggTCATTGG ATCTGTGGTGCACCTGGAACTCGATAACCGGGAATGTTCCCAGAGTTCTCTCGACTGTTTCTCCAACACTAATGAGGCTGCGTCATTCATCGCAGCAGCACACATCAAGGCTGACCTGCCTTACCCTCTCGTGACTGTTGACA GTGACCCAACAGTTGAATCCAAGAAACCCATCATGATAATTCTGGTTGGAGTGGCGGTGGGTGTTATTCTGCTTATCCTGGTGCTGGGGATGCTAGCAGCCAAGAGGAAGCACAAACATGGTGTCCTGTGGCTGCCTGATGGCTTCTTGGCCAATAAGAATGACAAAAGGAGAGAGCCTGTTGGACAGGACGACTTTGACATGAA GAATTTCAAGACCCAGGATGGAGCCATGATTGATGGAGGTCAGAGTCAGAGATGGCTGGAAGACGAGGTCCCATCCAAGAAACCAAGA ACTGAAGACAAACCCTTGCTTCCCATTGCTATGGATGGAGGTGTTGACCGAAGGGAGTGGACCCTGCAGCATCGCAAGGCTGCTGACATCACCCTCACCCCCCCTCAGGCTGACCTGGATGCTGACTGCCTGGATGTTAATGTCAAGGGACCTG ATGGCTTCACCCCACTGATGCTGGCATCTCTGCGTAATGGTGGAGGCCCAGACTGCAGCCTGCAtggagatgaggaggaagagagcgGAGGGGATGAACCAGGGCCGAGTGTCATTTCAGACCTGATCGCTCAGGGTGCTTCCTTGATGGCTCAGACAGACCGTACAGGAGAAACAGCGCTCCACCTGGCTGCCCGCTATGCCAGGGCTGATGCTGCTAAGAGACTGCTGGATGCTGGAGCTGATCCCAACGCCCATGACAACATGGGCAGAACTCCGCTGCATGCTGCTGTGGCGGCTGATGCCCAGGGAGTCTTCCAG aTTCTGATCCGTAATCGTGCGACAGAGCTGGATGCCCGGATGAATGATGGCACTACTCCACTGGTCCTGGCAGCCAGGCTAGCTGTGGAGGGCATGGTGGAAGAGCTGATCCACTGCCATGCTGACATCAATGCTGTAGACGACCACG GCAAATCCGCCTTGCACTGGGCAGCTGCAGTCAATAACGTGGAGGCAACTCTTGTGCTTTTGAAGAATGGAGCCAACCGTGACATGCAAGACAATAAG GAGGAGACCCCACTGTTTCTTGCAGCCAGAGAAGGCAGCTTCGAAGCGGCGCAGGTTCTCCTCGACCACTACTCCAACCGTGACATTACTGACCACCTGGACCGACTGCCCCGCGATACAGCTCAAGAACGCATGCATCATGACATAGTGCGCTTACTGGACCAGTATAACTTGGTTCACAGTCCACACAATGGGCCCAACCACATGGGTGGAGGAGGAAACTCTGTTATGTGTGGCGCCAACGGAGCTGGCTTCATCGGTATGCGACCTGGGCCGCAGGGGAAGAAGAGCAGGAGAGGCGGAGGTGGAGCAAAGGTTGGAGGTGTTGGCGGGGGAGCTAAGGAGCTAAAAGACATGAAGGCGAAGAGAAGAAAGAAGCCCGCTGGGGGAGAGGGCCCGGGTGTGGGCAATGGAGGGGGAGGCGGTAGTGGAGGAGGTACAGGAGGAGGAAACGCGAATGGTGTAAAGGCAGCGGGACTTCCAGAAAGCTCAGTCACCATGTCACCTGTTGACTCCCTGGAGTCACCACACTCATACACAGGGGACGTGTCCGGCGCCGTCTCCACCACTGCGaactcccctcccctcctgaGCAGCCCGACCTCCAGACCAATGCTGCCTCCCGTCAGCCACATGCTGGGACAGCAGCAGGGCTGGGTGGGCATGACCAAACACGGCTATGGCAGCCACATGTTCGGCATCGTGCCGCACCAGATGGGAGGATCTCACCCTGGCATGGGCCAACGCCACGGCCAGGGCCCGATGCTGACTCCCATGAATGTCACCATGAGCAGAGAGCAGCTGCCGCCCATCGTCACGTTCCAGATGATGGCACCTGGGGGAGGCCAGCCCATGCTGAAGCAGTCTCAGCCGGGGCAGGTACAGGTCACACAGTCCCAGGGGCAGAACCAGAGTCAGGGTCACTCCCAGCAGGGCCCAGGCCACCTCCGATGTTCCCAGAGCATGATGTACCAGATGCCTGAGCAGATGAGTATGGCGCATGGGCTCTCCCACGCCATGCAGCACCCCCACACCGTTAGCCACGGAGGCCACGGCGGAATTGAGGGCCAGTCTCGGCCGCTGCCCTCCTATCCACCCATGCAGAGCCctgtggataagtaccccacTCCCCCCTCCCAGCACAGTTACACCACCACCGGCTCAGATGGCACCACCCCCGGCCACTCTGCCCACCCACCCAGCGAGCACCCGTATCTCACCCCTTCACCCGAATCCCCAGACCCTTGGTCGTCTTCTTCGCCACACTCCAACTCAGACTGGTCTGACGTCACCACCAGCCCCACCCCTCTGGGGAACCCTCACCATGCACTGCCGTcttcacaccacacacacattccagaGCAGGTGCAGCTGCAGCCGCAGTCGCAACAGATGCAGCAGGCCTCTCAACAACCTCAGCTCGGAAACATGCAGGTGTTTGCGTAG